TGAAACTGACCTTAACACCAGTATCCGGCTGGCTCAAAAAGCATACGCTGTGGCAAAGCTGTACACCGGCATTCATTTAAAAGCCGATCTGACGGACACCTTGCTTCAACACTTCCCACAGGCTCCGGATATGGCCCGGGCTATGGCACAAACCGTAAGTATGCCCTGGTTCACCTATTTTATTAAATTTAATCCGCAGGATTATATACGGCAGTTAAAGATACCAGTGCTGGCCATCAACGGTAGCCTGGACGTACAGGTTGATGCCAGCGAAAATCTGGCGGGATGGAAAACGGGTCTTGAAAAAGCCGGCAATAGAAGAACTGCAATAAAAGAGCTGGAGGGTTTGAATCATTTATTCCAGCAAGCCGTTACCGGAACGGTTGCTGAATATGCGCAGATTGAACAAACGATGGCTCCGGAAGTATTGGAACTGATGACCGGCTGGATATTGAAAAATACCGTAATAAAACATTAAACGACTGAGCCAATAAAGATGATGGACTTTACTGCTTCATACGATAAAGCAACGAAAATCATTACCGCACTTGTCGGAATGCTGATGCTCCTTGTACTGGTATCGATGTGGATGGGTCTGAAAACAGCCGGCACCTGGTTCCCGCTCTTGTTTATGGTCGTTGTAAGTTTTTTATCTGTGATCCTGCCCTACGGGTTTTCTATAACAAAATACCAGATGAATCAGGAGGAGCTGATCATCTGCCGTCCCATGGGCAACAAAAAGATTGCGCTGACTTCAATAGCATCGGCTGCAATCATTGATCCAAAGCTGTTACGCTGGTCCTGGCGGATCTTCGGAAGCGGAGGTATGTTTGGCTATTACGGCACTTTTGGAAACAAGCATCTTGGCACTATGCGCTGGTATCTGACCCGCAAAGACCAGGTTATACTCATTACCACCATTACTAATAAAAAGTTACTATTAAGCCCGGATGATGCCGATGCATTCATACAACAATACAACCAGCTCCGGACTCAAGCCGGCAGATAATAAATCGACCTGTGGTCAGTTACCTGCTGCAATCAATTCCAACGTTGGCACATCATTTAACATCAGCTCCTTGCCAACGGTACGGATCCATCCCTGTTCTGAAAATTCCAGCAAAAACTTGTATACCGTTTCATAGGTAGCCCCGATATAAGCAGACAGGTCTTGCCGGCTGATGGCTACCACCGGGCCAGCAGCGGTTACACTTCCGATCTTCGTCTGTATCTCGAGAATCGCTTTTGCCGTCCGTGTCCTTACGGAAACATGCACCAGCTCCTGCATCCGTCGTTCAGACAACTGCAGCTCATCGGCGAAGAACAGCATAAATGCATGTAAAAGTGCTGGGTTTACCGCCAGTGTCTTTCTGAAGAACTCCATGTCTATAAAGCATAAGGTACCAGCGCTGATAGCAATAGCCCCAACCGGGTAAACCGAAGAATGGGTAGAAATACCCCGGTGCCCCAGGATATCATCCGGCCCTGCAAAACGGATGATCAGATCCTTGCCCTGCTCCCAATGCTTGAATACTTTAACAATTCCGTCGATAACAAAATAAATGCCTGTAACCGGATCACCCGCTTTAAAGATTGAAGCTCCTTTTTTATATGGTATAATCCTGCAATGTACATCCAGCGCAGGCCACCACTCCTGCAGGCACATCCGGTACAAAAAACTTTTTTCAATATCAGCCTTGCGCATTTGCTTTTTCATGGGTGACAAAATTATGGATATTGTTCAATAATTAACATTATAAAATATTATATGTAATATTTTATTCTAAAAAATTCCTACATTTACAATTAATACTATTATATATGTAATATATTTTTATTAATAATATCGAAATGACGATGTTTTACATGTAAATATAAATATTACAATATTTAATAAATTAACGATTGCTGTCAATTCTAAAATCCTTTCTGTTCAGTTATGAATAGTAAAAATCTGTCGACAGCAGCTATTGCACCCAGGAGATTCCGCCCGCGCCCTCTCGCCAGACTTTATACGTCCCATCCTGTAACTATCTTTTCACAATATTATGACTCCATCCAACATCCCGCTTACAAAACTGAACGTTTTTTCCCTGAAAGGCGTACAAATGCGCACTTTTCACATTACCTGGCTCACATTCTTCATTTGCTTTTTTGGCTGGTTCGGACTAGCGCCGTTGATGCCCACGATCAAACAAGAGCTGAACCTGACCAAATCCCAGATTGGGAACATTGTTATTGCATCCGTTTCCGGAACCATCGTAGCGCGCCTGATCATTGGCAGGCTCTGTGACTCCTGGGGACCCCGGAAAACCTACACCGCTCTACTGCTGCTGGGCGCGCTTCCTGTAACATTTGTTGGATTGGCCAACGACTACGCCACCTTTCTCCTGTTCCGCCTGGCCATCAGTATTATCGGCGCCTCCTTTGTAATCACCCAGTTTCACACTTCGGTGATGTTTGCCGCAAACATTAAAGGAACCGCCAACGCCGTGGCCGGCGGCTGGGGCAACCTGGGCGGAGGCATTACCAATATGACCATGCCACTGGTATTCGCCGCCATTTTAGGACTTGGCTATACGTCGCAGCAAGCCTGGCGCTATGCCATGATCCTGCCCGGACTATTGATGCTACTGGCAGCATTTTTATATTACCGGTATACCAAGGATACACCCGAAGGCAATTATGACGAAATCAAACGCGAAAAAAAAGCAGCCCCCAAAACAAACTACAGCATACTCAAGGACTGGCGGATTTGGGCCCTGGCGCTGGCTTATGCCATGGGCTTTGGTATGGAAATCACTTTTGACAATGTTGCGGCACTGCATTTTGTACAGGCGTTCAAACTCAGTCAATCATCCGCGGGATTCTGGGCAGGCGTATTCGGCCTCATGAATCTTTTCGCCCGGGCCCTCGGTGGCATTTTTTCCGACAAAATAGGAAAGAAACAAGGCATGCGGGGCAAGGGTATTTTCCTTGCACTTATGCTCTTGCTCGAAGGCATTGGGCTCCTGTTATTTGCAAAAGCAGGCACACTTCCGCTGGCCATTATTTCCATGATCAGCTTTGCCTTATTCCTGAAAATGGTCAATGGCGCTACTTATGCCATGACTCCGTTTATTCATTCAAAAAATATCG
The sequence above is a segment of the Niabella agricola genome. Coding sequences within it:
- a CDS encoding Crp/Fnr family transcriptional regulator: MKKQMRKADIEKSFLYRMCLQEWWPALDVHCRIIPYKKGASIFKAGDPVTGIYFVIDGIVKVFKHWEQGKDLIIRFAGPDDILGHRGISTHSSVYPVGAIAISAGTLCFIDMEFFRKTLAVNPALLHAFMLFFADELQLSERRMQELVHVSVRTRTAKAILEIQTKIGSVTAAGPVVAISRQDLSAYIGATYETVYKFLLEFSEQGWIRTVGKELMLNDVPTLELIAAGN
- a CDS encoding PH domain-containing protein — encoded protein: MMDFTASYDKATKIITALVGMLMLLVLVSMWMGLKTAGTWFPLLFMVVVSFLSVILPYGFSITKYQMNQEELIICRPMGNKKIALTSIASAAIIDPKLLRWSWRIFGSGGMFGYYGTFGNKHLGTMRWYLTRKDQVILITTITNKKLLLSPDDADAFIQQYNQLRTQAGR
- a CDS encoding NarK family nitrate/nitrite MFS transporter codes for the protein MTPSNIPLTKLNVFSLKGVQMRTFHITWLTFFICFFGWFGLAPLMPTIKQELNLTKSQIGNIVIASVSGTIVARLIIGRLCDSWGPRKTYTALLLLGALPVTFVGLANDYATFLLFRLAISIIGASFVITQFHTSVMFAANIKGTANAVAGGWGNLGGGITNMTMPLVFAAILGLGYTSQQAWRYAMILPGLLMLLAAFLYYRYTKDTPEGNYDEIKREKKAAPKTNYSILKDWRIWALALAYAMGFGMEITFDNVAALHFVQAFKLSQSSAGFWAGVFGLMNLFARALGGIFSDKIGKKQGMRGKGIFLALMLLLEGIGLLLFAKAGTLPLAIISMISFALFLKMVNGATYAMTPFIHSKNIGLISGIVGAGGNVGGMLFGFLFKSDSITYAEAFRYIGFTVIAVSFIILFTRFAKRSTTTAAASLQPASVA